From a single Arachis hypogaea cultivar Tifrunner chromosome 3, arahy.Tifrunner.gnm2.J5K5, whole genome shotgun sequence genomic region:
- the LOC114927481 gene encoding uncharacterized protein, which yields MTTNISECVNSILKGVRNLPVCSLVKATYGRLAELFVRKGREAEAQMGTGQQFSQYLVKCIEANLRTARHFTVTVYDRDNSEYTVAQTTPIGSFSLGTYRVSLGSKTCDCGYFQALHFPCPHALACCAYSRLTWQPYVHEVYRLSSVFGVYQMGFAPPIPEGFWPPYPGPTVIPDPSMRRAREGRPRSTRIRTNMDEADPNRPKRCGLCRQPGHTRRSCPQAAGPSGTAGNQ from the coding sequence ATGACGACCAATATTTCGGAATGTGTCAACTCAATCCTGAAGGGGGTTAGAAACCTCCCTGTTTGCTCGCTGGTTAAGGCCACATACGGAAGGCTAGCTGAGCTATTTGTCCGTAAGGGTAGGGAGGCTGAGGCTCAGATGGGTActggacaacaattcagtcaataCCTAGTAAAGTGTATCGAGGCCAACCTGAGAACAGCCAGGCACTTCACGGTGACTGTTTACGACAGGGATAACTCGGAGTACACCGTTGCTCAGACGACTCCGATAGGCTCATTCTCTCTTGGTACGTACAGGGTCTCATTAGGGTCCAAGACTTGTGATTGTGGATACTTCCAAGCACTTCATTTTCCCTGTCCGCACGCACTGGCATGCTGTGCTTATTCACGGCTTACATGGCAGCCTTACGTCCACGAGGTATATCGCCTTAGCTCCGTTTTTGGTGTCTACCAGATGGGATTTGCCCCTCCCATTccggagggtttctggccacctTATCCTGGGCCTACCGTTATACCGGATCCGAGTATGAGGCGTGCGAGGGAGGGTCGTCCTAGATCCACAAGAATTCGAACCAACATGGATGAAGCAGATCCGAACCGGCCAAAGAGATGTGGCCTCTGCAGGCAGCCAGGTCACACCAGGCGTAGTTGTCCACAAGCCGCAGGCCCCAGCGGGACTGCTGGAAATCAGTAG
- the LOC112780180 gene encoding protein MAIN-LIKE 1-like encodes MASEESFLVLVHYSWFQETFAECPDGADEETVRRFARAYIMMLLGTQLFADKSSNRIHIRWLPYVARLEEMGRYSWASAALAWLYRCMCRVANRHVVKLAGLLQLLQSWIFWRFPTLRPSGYDEISWPLASRWSGYNPGISNKGPRVQMARMKIDLLQPRQFIWMPYSAVDVIQVVHPEVLEHRHTMLWRCRTSLIYFAVVEWHQVDRVLPQFGGVQPIPSPALNIDFLTSKDGRGGDRWFPAQYPDWHLHWQERADHILQFDIVSDPGPSHEFLTWWYQHGKRFLSPEMLLGDPRGVPIPDEATQRGAGRLPDMDRVEDVLDRRRIERRARVGTRRSQREWNWVD; translated from the exons atggctagtgaggagagtttcctAGTTCTGGTACATTACAGCTGGTTTCAGGAGACATTCGCAGAGTGTCCAGATGGGGCAGATGAGGAGACAGTTAGGCGATTTGCCCGGGCCTATATCATGATGTTATTGGGTACAcagctgtttgccgacaagtccAGCAATCGTATACACATCAGATGGCTACCATATGTTGCTCGGCTTGAGGAGATGGGTCGCTACAGTTGGGCGTCGGCGGCACTAGCATGGCTGTACAGGTGCATGTGCCGAGTCGCCAACAGACATGTGGTGAAGTTAGCTGGCCTGTTACAGTTATTACAGTCGTGGATCTTCTGGAGGTTTCCCACACTTAGACCATCTGGGTATGATGAGATCAGCTGGCCCCTTGCCTCGAG ATGGTCTGGTTACAACCCTGGGATTAGCAACAAGGGACCTCGGGTACAGATGGCTCGCATGAAGATCGACCTGTTACAGCCTCGGCAG TTCATATGGATGCCCTATAGCGCAGTCGACGTCATCCAGGTTGTCCATCCTGAGGTGTTGGAGCATCGGCATACGATGTTATGGCGATGCAGGACGTCCCTGATTTACTTTGCGGTTGTCGAGTGGCATCAGGTTGATAGAGTTTTACCTCAGTTTGGCGGCGTTCAGCCCATACCGTCtcccgccctgaacatcgacttcCTGACGTCGAAGGACGGGAGAGGAGGTGACCGTTGGTTCCCGGCACAGTACCCTGATTGGCATCTTCACTGGCAGGAGCGTGCTGATCATATTCTACAGTTTGACATCGTGTCCGACCCCGGACCGTCACATGAGTTCTTGACATGGTGGTATCAGCACGGAAAGAGGTTTTTGTCGCCGGAGATGTTACTGGGGGATCCGAGAGGTGTTCCTATTCCAGATGAGGCGACGCAGAGGGGTGCAGGCCGACTTCCAGACATGGACCGGGTCGAGGATGTTCTAGACAGACGTCGTATTGAGAGGAGAGCACGAGTTGGGACACGTCGTAGCCAGCGTGAGTGGAACTGGGTAGATTAG